From Tachysurus fulvidraco isolate hzauxx_2018 chromosome 10, HZAU_PFXX_2.0, whole genome shotgun sequence, one genomic window encodes:
- the oscp1a gene encoding protein OSCP1a isoform X1 codes for MSLRTLPLLIINMGGEMLYILDQRLRPQNETDDKIQKGWSEADRKRVMYDIVGKMFSKSFMEELMQPQDTYSHQALRYLLTRLAHTSIMRLNSTSMDRLYDLMTMAFKYQIALCPRPRDILLISFNHMDGVRELVKDNPRLINLINEAQRLIVEMFTSLSDGEFQLMRQTLLAFFQDVHIRVSIYMKENLQNADGSFVMPTSGPVPHGNEVPGLIRYFNSRGRVVGRREFVSGGSYTGPMREPSFDLSGDRVTLLGTNMYGVSSAEDTHTSQSSTHTCKSEQVTDDPNPLAKVELNLLAKLMGQIEVWDSVAADGGMRVNLFPSDQEEDSTGRLSEADKAFAVVNIQAVKADTELTRIAAEFTNQDEVQRPSDKGEDLLAMMDEL; via the exons GTTGGTCTGAGGCTGACAGAAAACGAG TGATGTATGATATAGTGGGTAAGATGTTCAGTAAATCATTTATGGAGGAGTTGATGCAGCCACAGGACACATACTCACACCAAGCTCTGCGCTACCTGCTAACACGCCTGGCTCATACCTCCATCATGAGGCTCAACTCCACCAGCATGGACAGG CTGTATGACCTGATGACGATGGCGTTTAAGTACCAGATTGCTCTTTGTCCTCGACCTCGAGACATACTGCTCATCTCCTTCAACCACATGGACGGGGTTCGTGAGCTGGTTAAAGACAATCCCCGCCTTATTAACCTCATCAACGAGGCACAGCGTCTCATCGTAGAG ATGTTTACTTCTTTATCAGACGGTGAGTTTCAGCTCATGCGACAGACCCTCCTCGCTTTCTTTCAGGACGTGCACATCAGG GTGTCGATTTACATGAAGGAGAACCTCCAGAACGCAGACGGGAGTTTTGTGATGCCGACATCGGGGCCTGTGCCTCACGGAAATGAAGTTCCAGGATTAATCAG GTATTTTAACAGCCGAGGTAGGGTGGTGGGGAGGCGTGAGTTTGTGAGCGGAGGAAGTTACACCGGCCCCATGAGAGAACCTTCATTCGACTTGTCTGGAGACCGAGTGACACTTCTGGGCACTAACAT GTACGGTGTGAGCTCagctgaggacacacacacctcacaaagctcaacacacacctgtaaaagCGAGCAG gTCACTGATGATCCTAACCCTTTGGCTAAAGTAGAGCTGAACCTTTTAGCCAAGCTGATGGGTCAGATAGAAGTTTGGGATTCAGTCGCTGCTGATGGAGGGATGAGAGTCAATTTATTTCCTTCAGACCAGGAAGAAGACAGCAC AGGAAGGTTATCGGAGGCGGACAAGGCGTTCGCTGTGGTGAACATCCAGGCGGTGAAG GCAGACACCGAGTTGACCCGTATCGCCGCCGAGTTCACCAACCAAGACGAAGTTCAGAGACCCAGCGACAAAGGAGAAGATCTTCTGGCCATGATGGACGAACTCTGA
- the eva1bb gene encoding eva-1 homolog Bb encodes MNPVRKDMELLSNSMATYAHVKENTESFALYFMLGVCFGLLLALTLLILGFACRPRRSAVKKPSSSDQKSLKESSEEDEEERLDNCDEEDVPDVTVSPTSEQNQSNGTTSGVNVFSSADELERARRLEERERIVREIWRNGQPDILASGTGTLGRVHYH; translated from the exons ATGAATCCTGTGAGGAAGGACATGGAGCTGCTGAGCAACAGCATGGCCACCTACGCTCACGTTAAAG AGAACACGGAGAGCTTTGCGCTCTACTTCATGCTGGGCGTGTGTTTCGGTCTGCTCCTGGCTCTGACGCTCCTCATCCTGGGCTTCGCCTGCAGGCCTAGAAGAAGCGCAGTGAAGAAACCTTCCTCATCTGACCAGAAAAGTCTCAAAGAATCCAGcgaggaagatgaagaggaacGACTAGACAATTGCGACGAGGAAGATGTGCCCGACGTCACCGTATCGCCTACGAGCGAGCAGAACCAATCCAATGGGACCACCAGCGGCGTGAACGTCTTCTCCTCAGCCGACGAGCTGGAGAGAGCTCGCCGTTTAGAGGAGCGGGAACGCATAGTCAGAGAAATCTGGAGAAACGGACAGCCGGATATCCTGGCCTCCGGGACGGGTACGCTGGGACGCGTGCACTATCACTAG
- the oscp1a gene encoding protein OSCP1a isoform X3 produces MYDIVGKMFSKSFMEELMQPQDTYSHQALRYLLTRLAHTSIMRLNSTSMDRLYDLMTMAFKYQIALCPRPRDILLISFNHMDGVRELVKDNPRLINLINEAQRLIVEMFTSLSDGEFQLMRQTLLAFFQDVHIRVSIYMKENLQNADGSFVMPTSGPVPHGNEVPGLIRYFNSRGRVVGRREFVSGGSYTGPMREPSFDLSGDRVTLLGTNMYGVSSAEDTHTSQSSTHTCKSEQVTDDPNPLAKVELNLLAKLMGQIEVWDSVAADGGMRVNLFPSDQEEDSTGRLSEADKAFAVVNIQAVKADTELTRIAAEFTNQDEVQRPSDKGEDLLAMMDEL; encoded by the exons ATGTATGATATAGTGGGTAAGATGTTCAGTAAATCATTTATGGAGGAGTTGATGCAGCCACAGGACACATACTCACACCAAGCTCTGCGCTACCTGCTAACACGCCTGGCTCATACCTCCATCATGAGGCTCAACTCCACCAGCATGGACAGG CTGTATGACCTGATGACGATGGCGTTTAAGTACCAGATTGCTCTTTGTCCTCGACCTCGAGACATACTGCTCATCTCCTTCAACCACATGGACGGGGTTCGTGAGCTGGTTAAAGACAATCCCCGCCTTATTAACCTCATCAACGAGGCACAGCGTCTCATCGTAGAG ATGTTTACTTCTTTATCAGACGGTGAGTTTCAGCTCATGCGACAGACCCTCCTCGCTTTCTTTCAGGACGTGCACATCAGG GTGTCGATTTACATGAAGGAGAACCTCCAGAACGCAGACGGGAGTTTTGTGATGCCGACATCGGGGCCTGTGCCTCACGGAAATGAAGTTCCAGGATTAATCAG GTATTTTAACAGCCGAGGTAGGGTGGTGGGGAGGCGTGAGTTTGTGAGCGGAGGAAGTTACACCGGCCCCATGAGAGAACCTTCATTCGACTTGTCTGGAGACCGAGTGACACTTCTGGGCACTAACAT GTACGGTGTGAGCTCagctgaggacacacacacctcacaaagctcaacacacacctgtaaaagCGAGCAG gTCACTGATGATCCTAACCCTTTGGCTAAAGTAGAGCTGAACCTTTTAGCCAAGCTGATGGGTCAGATAGAAGTTTGGGATTCAGTCGCTGCTGATGGAGGGATGAGAGTCAATTTATTTCCTTCAGACCAGGAAGAAGACAGCAC AGGAAGGTTATCGGAGGCGGACAAGGCGTTCGCTGTGGTGAACATCCAGGCGGTGAAG GCAGACACCGAGTTGACCCGTATCGCCGCCGAGTTCACCAACCAAGACGAAGTTCAGAGACCCAGCGACAAAGGAGAAGATCTTCTGGCCATGATGGACGAACTCTGA
- the oscp1a gene encoding protein OSCP1a isoform X2 — translation MSLRTLPLLIINMGGEMLYILDQRLRPQNETDDKIQKVMYDIVGKMFSKSFMEELMQPQDTYSHQALRYLLTRLAHTSIMRLNSTSMDRLYDLMTMAFKYQIALCPRPRDILLISFNHMDGVRELVKDNPRLINLINEAQRLIVEMFTSLSDGEFQLMRQTLLAFFQDVHIRVSIYMKENLQNADGSFVMPTSGPVPHGNEVPGLIRYFNSRGRVVGRREFVSGGSYTGPMREPSFDLSGDRVTLLGTNMYGVSSAEDTHTSQSSTHTCKSEQVTDDPNPLAKVELNLLAKLMGQIEVWDSVAADGGMRVNLFPSDQEEDSTGRLSEADKAFAVVNIQAVKADTELTRIAAEFTNQDEVQRPSDKGEDLLAMMDEL, via the exons TGATGTATGATATAGTGGGTAAGATGTTCAGTAAATCATTTATGGAGGAGTTGATGCAGCCACAGGACACATACTCACACCAAGCTCTGCGCTACCTGCTAACACGCCTGGCTCATACCTCCATCATGAGGCTCAACTCCACCAGCATGGACAGG CTGTATGACCTGATGACGATGGCGTTTAAGTACCAGATTGCTCTTTGTCCTCGACCTCGAGACATACTGCTCATCTCCTTCAACCACATGGACGGGGTTCGTGAGCTGGTTAAAGACAATCCCCGCCTTATTAACCTCATCAACGAGGCACAGCGTCTCATCGTAGAG ATGTTTACTTCTTTATCAGACGGTGAGTTTCAGCTCATGCGACAGACCCTCCTCGCTTTCTTTCAGGACGTGCACATCAGG GTGTCGATTTACATGAAGGAGAACCTCCAGAACGCAGACGGGAGTTTTGTGATGCCGACATCGGGGCCTGTGCCTCACGGAAATGAAGTTCCAGGATTAATCAG GTATTTTAACAGCCGAGGTAGGGTGGTGGGGAGGCGTGAGTTTGTGAGCGGAGGAAGTTACACCGGCCCCATGAGAGAACCTTCATTCGACTTGTCTGGAGACCGAGTGACACTTCTGGGCACTAACAT GTACGGTGTGAGCTCagctgaggacacacacacctcacaaagctcaacacacacctgtaaaagCGAGCAG gTCACTGATGATCCTAACCCTTTGGCTAAAGTAGAGCTGAACCTTTTAGCCAAGCTGATGGGTCAGATAGAAGTTTGGGATTCAGTCGCTGCTGATGGAGGGATGAGAGTCAATTTATTTCCTTCAGACCAGGAAGAAGACAGCAC AGGAAGGTTATCGGAGGCGGACAAGGCGTTCGCTGTGGTGAACATCCAGGCGGTGAAG GCAGACACCGAGTTGACCCGTATCGCCGCCGAGTTCACCAACCAAGACGAAGTTCAGAGACCCAGCGACAAAGGAGAAGATCTTCTGGCCATGATGGACGAACTCTGA
- the lsm10 gene encoding U7 snRNA-associated Sm-like protein LSm10 produces MATQSIAERTISENSLVVLLQGLQGQVTTVELRDESKARGRVLNVDAFMNVRLEDVLYRDRHGNISEMADMFVTGRNVRYVHIPDHVDITETIKKQLEKIHRVRCFTGKGRKEYSKKKK; encoded by the coding sequence ATGGCGACTCAGTCGATCGCAGAGCGAACCATCTCTGAGAACAGCCTGGTGGTGCTACTGCAGGGTCTTCAGGGTCAGGTGACCACTGTGGAGCTGAGAGATGAGAGCAAGGCTCGGGGACGTGTCCTCAACGTGGACGCCTTCATGAACGTCCGTCTGGAGGACGTTCTGTACCGGGACAGACATGGGAACATTTCGGAGATGGCCGACATGTTCGTGACTGGCCGTAATGTCCGCTATGTCCACATTCCGGACCATGTTGACATCACAGAGACCATCAAGAAGCAGCTGGAGAAGATCCACAGAGTGCGTTGCTTCACtgggaaagggaggaaggagtacagcaagaaaaaaaagtaa
- the thrap3b gene encoding thyroid hormone receptor-associated protein 3b isoform X1, translating into MESFEEDAISKMSKAKNSPSPSRSRSRSRSRSRSYSRSRSSSRSRSRSRKHRYSSRSRSRSPSRERNYPSRDFQGNRGYNRGFRGYRRPFYYNRGRGRGYYPRGYHRGGGGGGGGGGGGGGGGGGSYGYRNNWHGGHREQQQSHEHHSPKRGRSRSRTPRKRSRSRSRSHYSANSSSRSRHSKSSSRSPSPRRRNSGKAPSKELKSKSSPNEGKGNSKEAEPKSSTSIPEEPPSKWESMSDYTTSPKISNPEQTVPQGTQPEVKVSLSGATGNGASVWRSISAPDSKSPPKPAAGASTGFGFFSKEDMKAGEKAAISTAFKKFLADKKKPTSDWDDNRGEDQNTGDGEKEKSNRKQKAVFEMDPEYGDSKADKGLPFLDEEEEEYSKSLRERKNDEEPKYKAKPTVSARELFEERFGKWDDDYVSNKDSSQRGEDMEEEEHVMEELYRSRKQAARKEEKASKKKEKKKNRVSPSPSPPRSTERSKPLFPAARESSPPARSSKKKEPEFNFSLKVFDDEAESSTGALAKERRLSQDLIYPVKKEHEEFHSIFQHIQAAQLRRSPSELFAQHIVTIVHHIKAQHFRSSGMSLNERFGMYQRKAAQMEMMRQRKSPEIHRRIDVSPSAFKKHARLFEDMEESDYKDYAKKYEGESMDLRLDIERRKKYPKREGGKGSAGSRTPSRELSPEKSSKQKKSKKSKKKRERSPSSSSSSSSSSPHTYKSREYHGEEMEHMEKGGFDKSRLGPREYPREYEGGHMERGGYERGRGGYERGGFDRTGYDRGRGGYDRGFPRIRGRGWNRGNYPNTNNNGNPANMGGPVRPQEEEWDPEYTPKSRKYYQHDDRDREGEMKWVEGRGRGRGMYPRIRGGSFNLRRGGAGAGGSSGSPKWTHDMFQGATEEGELPDDGAEHGLKDDEKTAESSTSKP; encoded by the exons ATGGAAAG TTTTGAAGAAGACGCGATTTCCAAAATGTCCAAGGCAAAGAattctccttctccctctcggTCCAGATCGAGGTCTCGGTCCCGCTCCAGGTCATATTCGAGATCTCGCTCCAGCAGCCGCTCACGCTCGAGGTCCAGGAAGCATCGCTACAG CTCCAGATCTCGCTCCCGTTCTCCTAGCCGTGAGAGAAACTACCCATCGAGAGATTTTCAGGGCAACCGGGGGTACAATCGTGGTTTCCGTGGCTACCGGAGACCCTTCTATTATAACCGTGGCCGGGGACGTGGTTATTACCCGCGTGGCTAccacagaggaggaggaggtggtggtggaggtggtggaggaggaggaggaggaggaggcggtTCTTACGGTTATCGCAATAACTGGCATGGAGGCCATCGTGAACAGCAGCAATCCCATGAGCACCACAGCCCCAAAAGGGGGCGCTCTCGCTCCCGCACACCTCGCAAGCGCTCCAGGAGCCGTAGTCGCTCACATTATTCCGCGAACTCCTCTTCTCGCTCACGCCACTCTAAATCTTCTTCACGATCCCCGTCCCCACGCCGCCGCAACTCCGGAAAAGCTCCATCTAAAGAGTTAAAGAGCAAGAGCTCACCAAATGAAGGGAAAGGCAATAGCAAGGAAGCGGAACCCAAATCTTCCACGTCCATTCCCGAGGAGCCCCCGAGCAAATGGGAGAGCATGAGCGACTACACCACCAGTCCGAAAATCTCCAATCCAGAACAAACGGTTCCACAAGGGACTCAGCCTGAGGTGAAAGTGTCCCTTTCTGGAGCTACAGGTAACGGCGCCTCTGTCTGGAGAAGCATCAGTGCTCCCGATTCAAAGAGTCCTCCAAAGCCAGCAGCAGGAGCATCAACCGGTTTTGGCTTCTTCTCCAAAGAAGACATGAAGGCAGGAGAGAAAGCGGCCATATCCACAGCGTTCAAAAA GTTTCTGGCAGACAAGAAAAAACCCACATCCGACTGGGATGACAATCGGGGCGAAGATCAGAATACCGGCGACGGGGAAAAGGAGAAGAGTAACCGAAAACAAAAAGCCGTTTTCGAAATGGATCCGGAGTACGGAGACTCCAAGGCGGATAAAGGCCTTCCGTTTCTGgacgaggaggaagaggagtacTCGAagagcctgagagagagaaaaaacgaCGAGGAACCCAAGTACAAGGCCAAACCCACTGTATCTGCGCGGGAACTGTTCGAAGAGCGTTTTGGTAAGTGGGACGACGACTACGTGTCCAACAAAGATTCTTCACAAAGAGGGGAAGACATGGAGGAGGAAGAACACGTGATGGAAGAGCTATACCGAAGCCGCAAGCAGGCAGCACGTAAAGAAGAGAAAGCCTCcaagaaaaaggagaagaagaagaaccgCGTCAGCCCGTCTCCTTCACCGCCCAGAAGCACAGAGCGTAGCAAGCCCCTGTTTCCTGCAGCCAGGGAGTCGTCACCTCCCGCCAGATCCTCTAAGAAGAAAGAGCCTGAATTTAACTTTAGTCTGAAAGTATTTGACGACGAAGCAGAGAG cTCTACTGGCGCTTTAGCCAAAGAAAGACGTTTGTCTCAGGATCTAATATACCCTGTTAAGAAAGAGCATGAGGAGTTCCACTCCATTTTCCAGCACATTCAGGCTGCTCAGCTTCGTCGCAGCCCATCAGAACTGTTTGCTCAACACATAGTCACCATCGTCCATCACATCAAAG CTCAGCACTTTCGCTCGTCCGGGATGTCTCTGAACGAGCGATTCGGCATGTACCAAAGAAAAGCCGCACAGATGGAAATGATGAGGCAAAGAAAGAGTCCTGAGATTCACAG GAGAATTGATGTGTCTCCCAGTGCTTTTAAGAAGCACGCTCGTCTGTTTGAGGATATGGAAGAAAGCGACTACAAG GATTATGCTAAAAAATATGAAGGAGAGTCAATGGACCTGCGTTTGGATATTGAGCGACGTAAAAAATACCCCAAACGTGAGGGGGGTAAAGGCTCAGCCGGGTCGCGCACCCCCAGCCGAGAACTCTCTCCTGAAAAATCCTCCAAACAGAAGAAGTCCAA GAAAAGCAAGAAGAAGCGTGAGCGTTCTCcttcctcctcgtcctcctcttcctcttcatcaccCCACACGTACAAATCCAGAGAGTACCACGGCGAGGAGATGGAACATATGGAGAAAGGCGGCTTTGATAAGTCCCGCCTGGGGCCGCGTGAGTACCCCCGCGAGTATGAGGGGGGCCACATGGAGAGAGGAGGCTACGAGAGAGGAAGGGGAGGGTATGAGCGTGGAGGATTCGATCGAACCGGATACGATAGAGGACGCGGGGGATACGACCGGGGATTT CCTAGAATCAGAGGTAGGGGATGGAACAGAGGAAATTACCCCAACACCAATAACAACGGAAACCCTGCAAATATGGGAGGGCCAGTGCGCCCCCAGGAGGAGGAGTGGGACCCTGAATATACCCCTAAGAGCAGGAAGTACTACCAG CATGATGACCGTGACCGGGAGGGAGAGATGAAGTGGGTGGAAGGGCGTGGCCGTGGGCGGGGCATGTACCCACGCATCAGAGGCGGATCGTTCAACTTGCGCAGAGGAGGTGCAGGTGCCGGAGGTAGCAGTGGCAGCCCCAAGTGGACCCATGACATGTTCCAGGGAGCCACAGAGGAGGGAGAGCTGCCTGACGACGGAGCTGAGCATGGCCTGAAAGACGACGAGAAAACCGCAGAGAGCTCCACCTCGAAGCCCTAG
- the thrap3b gene encoding thyroid hormone receptor-associated protein 3b isoform X2, with protein MSKAKNSPSPSRSRSRSRSRSRSYSRSRSSSRSRSRSRKHRYSSRSRSRSPSRERNYPSRDFQGNRGYNRGFRGYRRPFYYNRGRGRGYYPRGYHRGGGGGGGGGGGGGGGGGGSYGYRNNWHGGHREQQQSHEHHSPKRGRSRSRTPRKRSRSRSRSHYSANSSSRSRHSKSSSRSPSPRRRNSGKAPSKELKSKSSPNEGKGNSKEAEPKSSTSIPEEPPSKWESMSDYTTSPKISNPEQTVPQGTQPEVKVSLSGATGNGASVWRSISAPDSKSPPKPAAGASTGFGFFSKEDMKAGEKAAISTAFKKFLADKKKPTSDWDDNRGEDQNTGDGEKEKSNRKQKAVFEMDPEYGDSKADKGLPFLDEEEEEYSKSLRERKNDEEPKYKAKPTVSARELFEERFGKWDDDYVSNKDSSQRGEDMEEEEHVMEELYRSRKQAARKEEKASKKKEKKKNRVSPSPSPPRSTERSKPLFPAARESSPPARSSKKKEPEFNFSLKVFDDEAESSTGALAKERRLSQDLIYPVKKEHEEFHSIFQHIQAAQLRRSPSELFAQHIVTIVHHIKAQHFRSSGMSLNERFGMYQRKAAQMEMMRQRKSPEIHRRIDVSPSAFKKHARLFEDMEESDYKDYAKKYEGESMDLRLDIERRKKYPKREGGKGSAGSRTPSRELSPEKSSKQKKSKKSKKKRERSPSSSSSSSSSSPHTYKSREYHGEEMEHMEKGGFDKSRLGPREYPREYEGGHMERGGYERGRGGYERGGFDRTGYDRGRGGYDRGFPRIRGRGWNRGNYPNTNNNGNPANMGGPVRPQEEEWDPEYTPKSRKYYQHDDRDREGEMKWVEGRGRGRGMYPRIRGGSFNLRRGGAGAGGSSGSPKWTHDMFQGATEEGELPDDGAEHGLKDDEKTAESSTSKP; from the exons ATGTCCAAGGCAAAGAattctccttctccctctcggTCCAGATCGAGGTCTCGGTCCCGCTCCAGGTCATATTCGAGATCTCGCTCCAGCAGCCGCTCACGCTCGAGGTCCAGGAAGCATCGCTACAG CTCCAGATCTCGCTCCCGTTCTCCTAGCCGTGAGAGAAACTACCCATCGAGAGATTTTCAGGGCAACCGGGGGTACAATCGTGGTTTCCGTGGCTACCGGAGACCCTTCTATTATAACCGTGGCCGGGGACGTGGTTATTACCCGCGTGGCTAccacagaggaggaggaggtggtggtggaggtggtggaggaggaggaggaggaggaggcggtTCTTACGGTTATCGCAATAACTGGCATGGAGGCCATCGTGAACAGCAGCAATCCCATGAGCACCACAGCCCCAAAAGGGGGCGCTCTCGCTCCCGCACACCTCGCAAGCGCTCCAGGAGCCGTAGTCGCTCACATTATTCCGCGAACTCCTCTTCTCGCTCACGCCACTCTAAATCTTCTTCACGATCCCCGTCCCCACGCCGCCGCAACTCCGGAAAAGCTCCATCTAAAGAGTTAAAGAGCAAGAGCTCACCAAATGAAGGGAAAGGCAATAGCAAGGAAGCGGAACCCAAATCTTCCACGTCCATTCCCGAGGAGCCCCCGAGCAAATGGGAGAGCATGAGCGACTACACCACCAGTCCGAAAATCTCCAATCCAGAACAAACGGTTCCACAAGGGACTCAGCCTGAGGTGAAAGTGTCCCTTTCTGGAGCTACAGGTAACGGCGCCTCTGTCTGGAGAAGCATCAGTGCTCCCGATTCAAAGAGTCCTCCAAAGCCAGCAGCAGGAGCATCAACCGGTTTTGGCTTCTTCTCCAAAGAAGACATGAAGGCAGGAGAGAAAGCGGCCATATCCACAGCGTTCAAAAA GTTTCTGGCAGACAAGAAAAAACCCACATCCGACTGGGATGACAATCGGGGCGAAGATCAGAATACCGGCGACGGGGAAAAGGAGAAGAGTAACCGAAAACAAAAAGCCGTTTTCGAAATGGATCCGGAGTACGGAGACTCCAAGGCGGATAAAGGCCTTCCGTTTCTGgacgaggaggaagaggagtacTCGAagagcctgagagagagaaaaaacgaCGAGGAACCCAAGTACAAGGCCAAACCCACTGTATCTGCGCGGGAACTGTTCGAAGAGCGTTTTGGTAAGTGGGACGACGACTACGTGTCCAACAAAGATTCTTCACAAAGAGGGGAAGACATGGAGGAGGAAGAACACGTGATGGAAGAGCTATACCGAAGCCGCAAGCAGGCAGCACGTAAAGAAGAGAAAGCCTCcaagaaaaaggagaagaagaagaaccgCGTCAGCCCGTCTCCTTCACCGCCCAGAAGCACAGAGCGTAGCAAGCCCCTGTTTCCTGCAGCCAGGGAGTCGTCACCTCCCGCCAGATCCTCTAAGAAGAAAGAGCCTGAATTTAACTTTAGTCTGAAAGTATTTGACGACGAAGCAGAGAG cTCTACTGGCGCTTTAGCCAAAGAAAGACGTTTGTCTCAGGATCTAATATACCCTGTTAAGAAAGAGCATGAGGAGTTCCACTCCATTTTCCAGCACATTCAGGCTGCTCAGCTTCGTCGCAGCCCATCAGAACTGTTTGCTCAACACATAGTCACCATCGTCCATCACATCAAAG CTCAGCACTTTCGCTCGTCCGGGATGTCTCTGAACGAGCGATTCGGCATGTACCAAAGAAAAGCCGCACAGATGGAAATGATGAGGCAAAGAAAGAGTCCTGAGATTCACAG GAGAATTGATGTGTCTCCCAGTGCTTTTAAGAAGCACGCTCGTCTGTTTGAGGATATGGAAGAAAGCGACTACAAG GATTATGCTAAAAAATATGAAGGAGAGTCAATGGACCTGCGTTTGGATATTGAGCGACGTAAAAAATACCCCAAACGTGAGGGGGGTAAAGGCTCAGCCGGGTCGCGCACCCCCAGCCGAGAACTCTCTCCTGAAAAATCCTCCAAACAGAAGAAGTCCAA GAAAAGCAAGAAGAAGCGTGAGCGTTCTCcttcctcctcgtcctcctcttcctcttcatcaccCCACACGTACAAATCCAGAGAGTACCACGGCGAGGAGATGGAACATATGGAGAAAGGCGGCTTTGATAAGTCCCGCCTGGGGCCGCGTGAGTACCCCCGCGAGTATGAGGGGGGCCACATGGAGAGAGGAGGCTACGAGAGAGGAAGGGGAGGGTATGAGCGTGGAGGATTCGATCGAACCGGATACGATAGAGGACGCGGGGGATACGACCGGGGATTT CCTAGAATCAGAGGTAGGGGATGGAACAGAGGAAATTACCCCAACACCAATAACAACGGAAACCCTGCAAATATGGGAGGGCCAGTGCGCCCCCAGGAGGAGGAGTGGGACCCTGAATATACCCCTAAGAGCAGGAAGTACTACCAG CATGATGACCGTGACCGGGAGGGAGAGATGAAGTGGGTGGAAGGGCGTGGCCGTGGGCGGGGCATGTACCCACGCATCAGAGGCGGATCGTTCAACTTGCGCAGAGGAGGTGCAGGTGCCGGAGGTAGCAGTGGCAGCCCCAAGTGGACCCATGACATGTTCCAGGGAGCCACAGAGGAGGGAGAGCTGCCTGACGACGGAGCTGAGCATGGCCTGAAAGACGACGAGAAAACCGCAGAGAGCTCCACCTCGAAGCCCTAG